In the Haloferula helveola genome, one interval contains:
- the glnD gene encoding [protein-PII] uridylyltransferase, with protein sequence MPVHLKNLAAHAKKALKPASQGHLSPAERIALYKRFMKIEEHRIRLRHRAGAGGLEIARARSELLDVVLDSVFKTALLKRTSKSPISLVATGGYGRGTLNPASDIDLLFLLPRASNKLPKDLEELVHEVLYLLWDVGFKVGHACRSIAECIQQAKADQENKTSLMDARRIAGDRTLFSEFRKRFEKEALAKGQKAFFELRRKDLRGRHRKYSRTVFLQEPNVKEGCGGMRDYHNILWVTRVKRKTANLKKLVEVKLLTRTAHREIEEAYDFLNRVRNELHYQAGKSSDQLTLRLQGIVATEFRYPQRSILRRTEAFMRDYYRHTRNLYQHTTSLMEIFEIEQDDQKDTGLTSFLNLGRRKREEFDGFIALDGRIYPANQNIFRHDTHRLMRLFQHAQLRNLRLSPPMRKLVKKHWEDIDRPFRYSKQNRDTFEAMLSRRGEVARSLRRMHRVGFLGRYLPEFGALDCLVQHEFFHRYTADEHTLRFVENIDALVDSDEPGTALFRDLFRHIEDPYTFYLAILLHDSGRSENVREHIDGSAMLAQRLCNRLQVHGARRRMIMFLVDHHLTFWRYATTRNIEDPEVVREFALLMKTPARLDALMLFTYADSRATSEESWNDWKETLLRQLHRSAKEFLTHGEERFNASLRSDKQALKEKVMTSMGEGYASEIEEHFERMPASYFRFRDPASVPVHIRTVRDFLKRESESDGGFVCSGQSFDYPDRGYTEFVIVSRNRPYFLQKVCCAIAAQEINIVSADFHTRTDGIVVDLFRVCTTDFGPVTDERQRQGFIDTLYHLGRIEHYDPAEFLKPKKNILKSKEKTGISFPVRAHISNQAHPSCTTVEIQAVDRIGLLHDLFHAINAAGLDTVHARIGTEKGAAVDTLYVTPPGGGQATDPGQLRQLHYLLEEAIRPS encoded by the coding sequence ATGCCCGTCCACCTCAAGAACCTCGCCGCCCACGCCAAAAAGGCCCTGAAGCCCGCCAGCCAGGGACATCTCTCACCGGCGGAGCGGATCGCGCTCTACAAGCGCTTCATGAAAATCGAGGAGCACCGGATCCGCCTCCGGCACCGCGCAGGAGCAGGTGGACTGGAGATCGCCCGCGCCCGCTCGGAGCTCCTGGATGTGGTTCTCGATTCGGTCTTCAAGACCGCTCTTCTCAAACGCACGAGCAAGTCGCCGATCAGCCTCGTTGCCACGGGCGGTTACGGTCGGGGCACCCTCAATCCAGCCTCCGATATCGATCTGCTTTTCCTCCTGCCGCGGGCCTCCAACAAGTTGCCCAAGGATCTCGAGGAACTCGTGCATGAGGTGCTCTACCTCCTCTGGGATGTCGGCTTCAAGGTCGGCCATGCATGCCGTTCGATCGCCGAATGCATCCAGCAAGCCAAGGCCGATCAGGAGAACAAGACCTCGCTCATGGACGCCCGCAGGATCGCGGGCGACCGCACCCTGTTCTCGGAATTCCGCAAGCGCTTCGAAAAAGAGGCTCTGGCGAAGGGCCAGAAGGCTTTCTTCGAGTTGAGGAGGAAGGATCTCCGCGGACGGCACCGGAAGTATTCGAGGACTGTCTTTCTTCAGGAACCGAATGTGAAGGAAGGCTGCGGTGGCATGCGGGATTACCACAACATCCTTTGGGTCACACGGGTGAAGCGAAAGACCGCCAACCTGAAGAAACTTGTGGAGGTGAAGCTTCTCACCCGCACCGCGCATCGGGAAATCGAGGAAGCCTATGACTTCCTGAACCGGGTCCGGAACGAACTGCACTACCAAGCCGGAAAGTCCTCCGACCAACTGACCCTTCGGCTACAGGGCATCGTCGCCACCGAGTTCCGTTACCCTCAGCGCTCGATCCTGCGACGGACCGAAGCTTTCATGCGCGACTACTACCGTCACACGCGCAACCTCTATCAGCACACGACTTCGCTGATGGAGATCTTCGAGATCGAGCAGGACGATCAGAAGGATACCGGCCTCACCTCATTTCTGAACCTCGGTCGCCGGAAGCGCGAGGAGTTCGACGGCTTTATCGCCCTCGACGGCAGGATCTATCCCGCCAACCAGAACATTTTCAGGCACGACACCCACCGCCTGATGCGGCTGTTCCAGCACGCGCAGCTGCGCAACCTCCGGCTCAGCCCGCCGATGCGCAAACTGGTGAAGAAGCACTGGGAGGACATCGACCGGCCGTTCCGCTACTCGAAGCAGAATCGCGACACTTTCGAGGCTATGCTCAGCAGGCGCGGCGAAGTCGCCCGGTCCCTGCGCAGGATGCACCGCGTCGGTTTTCTCGGCCGCTACCTCCCGGAGTTCGGAGCCCTCGACTGTCTGGTCCAGCACGAGTTTTTCCACCGCTACACCGCCGACGAGCACACGCTGCGCTTCGTTGAGAACATCGATGCCCTAGTCGACTCCGACGAACCCGGAACGGCGCTGTTCCGCGACCTGTTCCGCCACATCGAAGACCCGTATACCTTCTACCTAGCCATCCTGCTGCACGACTCCGGACGCTCGGAGAACGTGCGCGAGCACATCGATGGTTCCGCGATGCTCGCGCAGCGTCTGTGCAACCGGCTGCAGGTCCACGGCGCGCGCCGCAGGATGATCATGTTCCTGGTGGATCACCACCTGACATTCTGGCGCTACGCCACAACCCGGAACATCGAGGACCCTGAAGTCGTTCGCGAGTTCGCGCTTCTGATGAAAACTCCGGCGCGTCTCGACGCCCTGATGCTCTTCACTTACGCCGACTCCCGTGCGACCTCGGAGGAATCGTGGAACGATTGGAAAGAAACCCTGCTTCGACAACTCCACCGCTCCGCGAAGGAGTTCCTGACCCACGGCGAGGAACGTTTCAACGCCTCCCTCCGCTCGGACAAGCAGGCCCTCAAGGAGAAGGTGATGACTTCCATGGGCGAAGGATACGCCAGCGAGATCGAGGAGCATTTCGAGCGGATGCCCGCGAGCTACTTCCGCTTTCGTGATCCGGCAAGCGTTCCGGTTCATATCCGCACCGTTCGGGATTTCCTCAAGCGTGAATCCGAGTCGGACGGCGGATTCGTGTGCTCCGGCCAGTCTTTCGACTACCCCGACCGAGGTTACACCGAGTTCGTCATCGTTTCTCGAAACCGGCCCTACTTTCTCCAGAAGGTTTGCTGCGCGATCGCAGCCCAGGAAATCAACATTGTCTCCGCCGATTTCCACACGAGAACCGACGGCATTGTCGTCGACCTGTTCCGGGTTTGCACCACGGACTTCGGGCCTGTCACCGACGAGCGGCAGCGCCAGGGCTTCATCGACACCCTCTACCATCTGGGCCGCATCGAACACTACGACCCGGCGGAATTCCTCAAACCGAAGAAGAACATCCTGAAGTCGAAAGAGAAGACCGGCATCTCTTTCCCGGTCCGGGCACACATTTCGAACCAAGCCCACCCTTCGTGCACCACCGTCGAGATCCAGGCCGTCGACAGGATCGGCCTCCTCCACGACCTCTTCCATGCGATCAATGCCGCCGGATTGGACACGGTGCATGCCCGTATCGGCACTGAAAAAGGAGCCGCGGTCGACACACTCTATGTGACTCCTCCCGGAGGCGGACAAGCGACCGATCCCGGCCAGCTCAGACAACTGCACTACCTCCTCGAAGAGGCCATCCGCCCCTCCTGA
- a CDS encoding competence/damage-inducible protein A has translation MKVEILNTGSELLLGRTLNTHGHWLGRELFKLGLRVERLTTVPDGDAIRDGIAEAVERADVLIVTGGLGPTSDDITREAAAEVAGLELIEDEAALRSLEAFFEIRGRTMAPDNRKQAQVPVGADVLPNPNGTAPGIFIPPRLNGAANCAVFLLPGPPRELQPMYHAEVVPKLTALGGIESAVGIIELKFTGLGESEIHQAVDAKLGAIDGLEVGYCARLAEVDVRLIGPPDALESGRALVLSRFAKQCFSELGEELEEAVVRELKQRALKVATAESCTGGLISARITDVPGSSAVFTHGFVTYANEAKVELLGVSEEALGEYGAVSEPVARQMADGALSASNADIAVAVTGIAGPDGGTDDKPVGTVFIALAAKGRETMVLRQFHPRDRMGFKRAVSQAALECIRRAAVDRG, from the coding sequence GTGAAGGTCGAGATCCTCAACACCGGGAGCGAACTCCTTCTGGGACGGACGCTGAATACCCACGGGCACTGGCTCGGTCGCGAATTGTTCAAACTCGGCCTGAGGGTCGAACGCCTTACCACCGTGCCTGATGGTGACGCGATCCGCGACGGCATTGCCGAGGCCGTGGAACGAGCCGATGTGCTGATCGTGACCGGGGGGCTCGGCCCGACCAGTGACGACATCACCCGGGAAGCCGCCGCCGAAGTGGCCGGGCTGGAGTTGATCGAAGACGAGGCGGCGCTGCGGTCACTTGAGGCGTTTTTCGAGATCCGGGGCAGAACGATGGCGCCGGACAACCGCAAGCAGGCGCAGGTTCCGGTCGGTGCCGATGTATTGCCGAATCCCAACGGCACCGCCCCCGGGATTTTCATTCCGCCGCGGCTCAATGGTGCGGCAAACTGTGCGGTCTTCCTGTTGCCCGGGCCGCCGCGCGAACTGCAGCCGATGTATCACGCTGAGGTTGTCCCGAAGCTGACGGCCCTTGGGGGAATCGAGTCCGCGGTCGGGATCATTGAATTGAAGTTCACCGGATTGGGCGAAAGTGAAATCCATCAAGCGGTCGACGCGAAACTCGGGGCGATCGATGGGCTTGAGGTGGGATACTGTGCGAGGCTTGCCGAGGTTGACGTGCGGTTGATCGGCCCGCCGGATGCGCTCGAGTCCGGGCGGGCGCTCGTGCTGAGCCGGTTCGCCAAGCAGTGTTTTTCGGAGCTGGGTGAAGAGCTTGAAGAGGCGGTCGTGCGTGAACTCAAGCAGCGCGCCTTGAAGGTCGCGACCGCGGAGAGTTGCACCGGCGGACTCATTTCCGCCCGCATCACGGATGTCCCCGGATCCAGCGCGGTGTTTACCCACGGATTCGTGACCTATGCCAATGAGGCGAAGGTGGAGTTGCTCGGTGTATCCGAAGAAGCTCTGGGCGAATATGGAGCAGTGAGTGAGCCCGTGGCCCGGCAGATGGCGGACGGGGCGCTTTCGGCCTCCAATGCGGATATTGCTGTCGCGGTTACCGGGATCGCGGGGCCGGATGGTGGCACCGATGACAAGCCAGTTGGAACCGTATTCATCGCCCTCGCTGCGAAGGGTCGGGAAACGATGGTTCTCCGTCAGTTCCATCCGCGCGACCGGATGGGCTTCAAGCGTGCCGTGAGCCAAGCCGCGCTCGAGTGCATCCGGCGCGCTGCGGTTGACCGCGGGTGA
- the rsfS gene encoding ribosome silencing factor, whose amino-acid sequence MATQGKELALACAKAAAEIQAENIRLFDLRGLSSLTDFMIVCSGTSMPHLRAILRDIRGHVEEWTGAKPVNTEGKADTRWVVLDYIDVMVHVMHEELREFYGLETLWGDAKEIEIPSASV is encoded by the coding sequence ATGGCGACCCAAGGTAAGGAACTGGCTCTGGCATGCGCGAAAGCGGCCGCGGAGATTCAGGCGGAGAATATCCGCTTGTTTGACCTGCGGGGGCTTTCGTCCCTGACGGATTTCATGATTGTCTGTTCAGGCACGTCCATGCCCCACCTCCGTGCAATTCTCCGGGACATCCGTGGGCACGTCGAGGAGTGGACCGGGGCGAAGCCGGTGAATACCGAAGGAAAGGCCGATACCCGATGGGTTGTTCTCGATTACATCGATGTGATGGTTCACGTGATGCACGAGGAACTCCGCGAATTCTACGGGCTTGAGACGCTTTGGGGGGACGCGAAGGAAATCGAGATTCCTTCCGCCAGCGTCTGA
- a CDS encoding thymidylate synthase → MQTYLDLLRDVLENGEQRADRTGTGTRAVFGRQVRYDLRQGFPCLTTKKLHLRSIIHELLWFLKGDTNIAYLKKNGVRIWDEWADEHGDLGPVYGHQWRSFPGPDGRHVDQIAELVHGLRGDPHSRRHLVVAWNPGDISRMALPPCHCLFQFFVHDPDSERPGLSCQLYQRSADLFLGVPFNIASYALLTLMLAQACGYEPREFIHTFGDLHLYSNHIDQAREQLSRDPRPLPTMWIDPSVTELDDFRFEHFELRDYDPHPHIKAEVSV, encoded by the coding sequence ATGCAAACCTATCTCGACCTGCTACGCGACGTCCTTGAGAACGGCGAGCAGCGGGCGGACCGGACCGGAACCGGCACCCGGGCGGTTTTCGGTCGGCAGGTCCGCTACGACCTGCGTCAGGGATTCCCCTGCCTCACCACCAAGAAGCTCCACCTTCGCTCGATCATCCACGAGCTGCTGTGGTTCCTCAAAGGCGACACCAACATCGCCTACCTGAAGAAAAACGGCGTGAGGATCTGGGACGAATGGGCCGACGAGCACGGCGACCTCGGTCCCGTTTACGGCCATCAGTGGCGTTCTTTTCCCGGACCCGACGGGCGTCATGTCGACCAGATTGCCGAACTCGTCCACGGCCTCCGTGGCGATCCCCACTCGCGCCGACATCTAGTCGTCGCGTGGAACCCGGGCGACATCTCGCGGATGGCCCTGCCGCCGTGCCACTGCCTGTTCCAGTTCTTCGTTCACGATCCGGATTCCGAACGCCCGGGACTTTCCTGCCAGCTCTACCAGCGCTCGGCCGACCTGTTCCTCGGGGTCCCGTTCAATATCGCCTCATACGCCCTGCTCACTCTGATGCTCGCACAGGCATGCGGATACGAGCCTCGCGAGTTCATCCACACATTCGGAGACCTCCACCTCTACTCCAACCACATCGATCAGGCACGGGAACAGTTGTCCCGCGATCCCAGACCCCTGCCGACGATGTGGATCGACCCGTCGGTGACCGAACTCGATGACTTCCGATTCGAGCACTTCGAACTTCGGGACTACGACCCCCACCCGCACATCAAGGCCGAGGTGTCGGTTTGA
- the glmS gene encoding glutamine--fructose-6-phosphate transaminase (isomerizing) gives MCGIVGYIGKSSAPSVLINGLRRLEYRGYDSAGLAILEDGSVVVSKSPGKVASLHDKAREEWPEERFGSAHVGIAHTRWATHGPPTEANAHPHLDQSGDVALVHNGIIENYRPLRSRLEAKGHHFYSDTDTEVLSHLIGDVYSGDLFQAVCDALSQVEGTFGIAAISSKEPGRIITARRGSPIVIGVGDGETIVASDASAIISHTRQVIYLEDNDIAVVTAEGVEIKDLNQVPVTRELAELGFDAEAAEKGGFEHFMLKEIHEQPDSLRNAIRGRLDFNLGSSVLSGMGTSARDLAEIQRVVLLGCGTSLHAGLVGEYAFEDLADIHAEVQQAAEFRYRNPLISRSDLVVAISQSGETADTLAAVREANQKGAFVMGLCNVVGSTIARETGRGVYLHAGPEISVASTKAFTCQVAVLLMMALKLGRGRRFSRDEGMRLAQEIDAIPQLVERTIEQNDRIAALAERYAASEHAFFIGRGYLFPVALEGALKLKEISYIHAEGYHAAELKHGPIALLEEGTPIIALANDIPGKDKTLGNVEECRARGARILGVVTEGDKEAAEFMDDVIEVPACHPLVSTIPSAVALQLFAYHVARIRACEIDQPRNLAKSVTVE, from the coding sequence ATGTGCGGCATCGTCGGCTACATCGGCAAATCCTCGGCACCCTCGGTTCTCATCAACGGTCTCCGCCGACTCGAATATCGCGGCTACGACTCGGCAGGCCTCGCCATCCTCGAGGATGGCTCGGTCGTCGTCAGCAAATCTCCGGGCAAGGTAGCCTCGCTCCACGACAAGGCGCGTGAGGAATGGCCGGAGGAACGCTTCGGCTCCGCACACGTTGGCATCGCTCATACCCGATGGGCCACCCACGGGCCGCCGACCGAGGCCAATGCCCACCCCCACCTCGACCAGTCTGGCGATGTCGCCCTCGTCCACAACGGAATCATCGAGAACTACCGCCCGCTGCGTTCGCGGCTGGAGGCCAAAGGCCACCATTTCTATTCGGATACCGACACCGAGGTTCTCTCCCACCTCATCGGAGACGTCTACTCGGGAGATCTTTTCCAAGCCGTGTGCGACGCGCTCTCCCAAGTCGAGGGCACCTTTGGCATCGCCGCCATTTCCTCGAAGGAGCCTGGGCGGATCATCACCGCACGACGCGGCAGCCCCATCGTGATCGGAGTCGGTGATGGGGAAACCATCGTCGCCTCCGACGCCTCGGCGATCATCTCGCACACCCGGCAGGTGATCTACCTCGAGGACAACGACATCGCCGTCGTCACCGCCGAGGGTGTGGAGATCAAGGACCTCAACCAGGTGCCGGTCACCCGCGAACTCGCCGAGCTCGGGTTCGACGCCGAGGCTGCGGAAAAGGGCGGCTTCGAGCATTTCATGCTCAAGGAGATCCACGAGCAACCGGACTCTCTGAGGAACGCGATCCGCGGCCGCCTCGACTTCAATCTCGGCTCCTCGGTCCTCTCGGGAATGGGCACCTCGGCGCGCGACCTCGCCGAGATCCAGCGGGTCGTCCTGCTCGGCTGCGGCACATCCCTGCATGCGGGGCTCGTTGGCGAGTACGCCTTCGAGGATCTGGCCGACATCCACGCCGAAGTCCAACAGGCGGCCGAATTCCGCTATCGCAACCCGCTGATCAGCCGGAGCGATCTGGTCGTGGCGATCTCGCAGTCCGGAGAAACAGCAGACACCCTCGCCGCGGTCCGTGAAGCCAACCAAAAGGGTGCCTTCGTCATGGGGCTCTGCAATGTCGTTGGTTCGACAATCGCGCGCGAAACCGGACGAGGCGTCTATCTCCATGCGGGCCCCGAGATTTCCGTCGCCTCAACCAAGGCATTCACATGCCAGGTGGCGGTTTTGCTGATGATGGCGCTCAAGCTTGGACGCGGCCGCCGGTTCTCCCGCGACGAAGGAATGCGTCTTGCCCAGGAGATTGATGCCATCCCCCAACTCGTTGAACGGACGATCGAACAGAACGACCGGATCGCCGCTCTCGCGGAACGCTACGCCGCCAGCGAGCACGCCTTCTTCATCGGACGCGGCTACCTCTTCCCCGTCGCGCTCGAAGGAGCGCTCAAGCTGAAGGAAATCTCCTACATCCACGCCGAGGGCTACCACGCCGCGGAACTGAAACACGGCCCGATCGCCCTGCTTGAGGAAGGCACACCGATCATCGCTCTGGCGAATGACATCCCGGGCAAGGACAAGACGCTCGGCAACGTCGAGGAGTGCCGCGCCCGCGGTGCACGGATTCTCGGTGTCGTGACCGAAGGAGACAAAGAAGCCGCTGAGTTCATGGACGATGTCATCGAGGTCCCGGCCTGCCACCCCTTGGTGAGTACGATACCCTCGGCGGTCGCCCTCCAGTTGTTCGCCTACCACGTCGCCCGGATCCGAGCCTGCGAAATCGACCAACCGCGGAACCTCGCGAAGTCGGTCACCGTCGAGTGA
- the glmM gene encoding phosphoglucosamine mutase: MSQQTAGGTISGMKLFGTDGIRGQANQFPITPEVALRAGKAVASVLRSSGANRNRVVIGKDTRLSGYMLETALTSGLVSMGMDVYLPGPLPTPAIAHLTKSMGCSAGIMLTASHNPYQDNGLKIFGPDGYKLSDELEEVIERHILGDEAEPPAMAPDRIGKAKRIDDARGRYIEYAKHTANNIALHGLKVVVDCGNGAAWSIAPLIFRELGAEVIETGTSPNGLNINDACGALYPETAGALVREHQADIGISFDGDADRVIFTDATGMPVSGDRILALCAIALKEQGLLKGDAIAVTVMSNLGLHEAMRREGISVATTAVGDRNVIEHLRKHGHSFGGENSGHLIFADQATTGDGILSALQVLAMMKRKGATLAELAACMKEFPQQLVNLPVLSKPPLDELEGLRSLMAEADAEFGDAGRHLIRYSGTENKIRILVEHRDADAVQRWTERFTDAVKQDIGVPA, encoded by the coding sequence TTGAGTCAGCAGACCGCCGGCGGCACCATTTCCGGCATGAAGCTTTTCGGCACCGACGGCATTCGCGGCCAAGCCAACCAGTTCCCGATCACGCCCGAAGTGGCGCTCCGGGCCGGCAAGGCGGTCGCAAGCGTCCTCCGCTCATCCGGCGCGAACCGTAACCGGGTGGTGATCGGAAAAGACACCCGCCTTTCCGGCTATATGCTTGAGACCGCACTGACGTCCGGCCTCGTATCGATGGGCATGGATGTCTACCTGCCGGGCCCCTTGCCAACTCCGGCGATCGCCCACCTCACGAAGTCAATGGGCTGCTCCGCCGGGATCATGCTGACCGCCTCCCACAACCCGTATCAGGACAACGGCCTGAAGATCTTCGGCCCCGATGGCTACAAGCTCTCGGATGAGCTCGAGGAGGTGATCGAGCGCCACATTCTCGGGGACGAGGCGGAGCCACCGGCGATGGCACCCGACCGGATCGGGAAGGCCAAGCGGATCGATGACGCCCGCGGTCGCTACATCGAGTATGCCAAGCACACCGCCAACAACATCGCGCTGCACGGACTGAAAGTCGTGGTGGACTGCGGCAACGGCGCGGCGTGGTCGATCGCCCCCCTCATTTTCCGCGAGCTCGGTGCCGAGGTAATCGAAACCGGCACCTCACCGAACGGTCTCAACATCAACGACGCCTGCGGTGCTCTCTATCCCGAGACCGCAGGAGCACTCGTCCGTGAGCATCAGGCGGATATCGGGATCTCTTTCGATGGCGATGCCGACCGGGTGATCTTCACCGATGCCACCGGCATGCCCGTATCGGGCGATCGGATTCTCGCGCTCTGCGCGATCGCACTCAAGGAACAGGGGCTGCTCAAGGGCGACGCGATCGCCGTCACCGTGATGAGCAACCTCGGTTTGCACGAGGCGATGCGGCGGGAGGGAATTTCGGTCGCGACCACCGCAGTGGGCGACCGCAACGTGATCGAGCACCTGCGCAAACACGGCCACTCCTTCGGCGGTGAGAATTCGGGACACCTGATTTTCGCCGACCAGGCGACTACCGGAGACGGAATCCTCTCCGCGCTCCAAGTGCTCGCGATGATGAAGCGAAAGGGCGCCACACTCGCCGAACTCGCCGCCTGCATGAAGGAATTCCCGCAGCAACTCGTGAATCTTCCCGTCCTCTCGAAGCCTCCGCTAGATGAGCTCGAAGGCCTCAGGAGCCTGATGGCGGAAGCCGATGCCGAGTTCGGAGACGCGGGACGACATCTCATCCGCTACTCCGGCACCGAGAACAAGATCCGGATCCTCGTCGAGCACCGCGACGCCGATGCCGTCCAGCGGTGGACCGAGCGATTCACCGACGCGGTCAAACAGGACATCGGAGTGCCCGCCTGA
- a CDS encoding DUF3127 domain-containing protein, giving the protein MANSFELEGTVRHLFDLQTFNSGFTKREFVVEIEDGKYPQMVKFECVKDKTSILDDVSVGDRVQVTFDIRGNEYKDRFYVNLVAWKLGKSAGGDDAPAPGSSMDASFDNEPDQSDDIPF; this is encoded by the coding sequence ATGGCCAACTCATTCGAACTCGAAGGCACCGTCCGCCACCTCTTCGACCTGCAGACTTTCAACAGCGGCTTCACCAAGCGCGAGTTCGTGGTGGAAATCGAGGACGGCAAATACCCGCAAATGGTCAAGTTCGAGTGCGTGAAGGACAAGACCTCGATCCTCGACGATGTCTCGGTGGGCGACAGGGTTCAGGTGACCTTCGACATCCGCGGCAACGAGTACAAGGACCGCTTCTACGTGAATCTCGTCGCCTGGAAGCTCGGCAAGTCGGCAGGAGGCGATGATGCCCCGGCCCCCGGATCATCGATGGACGCGTCGTTCGACAACGAGCCGGACCAGTCCGACGACATCCCCTTCTGA
- a CDS encoding nucleotide pyrophosphatase/phosphodiesterase family protein, producing MQRVAVINVVGLSKSLLGPSMPRLTRFAEENGSQGFRPAFPAVTCTAQASMLTGECPRGHGIVANGWYDRESAEVRFWKQSNHLVRGEKVWEELRRKNPGFTCAKLFWWYNMYSTADYSMTPRPLYPADGRKVFDIHTHPMEWREEVKGVLGDFPFPAFWGPAAGIASSSWIAKAARWTEDKASPTLSLVYLPHLDYGLQKWGPGVQEMDAELRAIDDVTDDLIDYYESRNVRVLVVSEYGISAVSRPVHLNRLFRDRGWIQVKDELGRETLDAGGSEVFAVADHQVAHVYVRDRSRIGEVRAMLDGVDGVDEVRTAAEMWGDSVATDRAGDLIAISDADAWFTYYYWTDDARAPDFARTVDIHRKPGYDPAELFIDPEVALPKWVVARFLLKKKLGMRGLLELIPLDAGLVRGSHGRDVVDPDERPVILGAASTVETAEDVYREIIRAVAG from the coding sequence ATGCAGCGCGTGGCGGTGATCAATGTGGTAGGCTTGTCCAAGTCCCTGCTCGGACCGTCGATGCCCCGGCTCACCCGGTTTGCGGAGGAGAACGGCAGTCAGGGCTTCCGTCCTGCTTTTCCCGCGGTCACGTGCACGGCACAGGCATCGATGCTCACCGGCGAGTGCCCGCGGGGACACGGTATCGTGGCCAACGGATGGTATGACCGGGAGAGTGCGGAAGTCCGCTTCTGGAAGCAGAGCAACCATCTGGTGCGGGGTGAGAAAGTCTGGGAGGAACTGAGGAGGAAAAACCCCGGATTCACCTGCGCCAAGCTCTTCTGGTGGTACAACATGTATTCCACCGCCGACTACTCGATGACTCCGAGGCCGCTCTACCCGGCCGACGGAAGGAAGGTTTTCGATATCCACACGCACCCGATGGAGTGGCGGGAGGAGGTGAAGGGGGTGCTGGGCGACTTCCCGTTTCCGGCCTTCTGGGGGCCGGCCGCGGGAATCGCGTCGTCGTCTTGGATCGCGAAGGCGGCGAGGTGGACGGAGGACAAGGCCAGTCCGACCCTGAGTCTGGTGTATCTGCCGCACCTTGACTACGGACTTCAGAAGTGGGGTCCCGGCGTTCAGGAGATGGATGCCGAGTTGCGGGCGATCGACGATGTCACCGATGACCTGATCGATTACTACGAAAGTCGTAACGTTCGTGTCCTGGTGGTGTCCGAGTATGGCATCTCCGCCGTATCCCGACCGGTTCATCTGAACCGCTTGTTCCGTGATCGTGGCTGGATCCAGGTGAAGGACGAACTCGGGCGTGAGACCCTGGACGCGGGCGGCTCCGAGGTGTTCGCCGTTGCCGATCATCAGGTGGCCCACGTGTATGTCCGCGACCGGTCACGCATCGGCGAGGTGAGGGCGATGTTGGATGGCGTCGATGGCGTCGACGAGGTCCGAACCGCGGCCGAGATGTGGGGAGACAGCGTGGCGACGGACCGTGCCGGCGATTTGATTGCCATCTCCGATGCCGATGCGTGGTTCACTTATTACTATTGGACCGATGATGCCCGCGCGCCGGATTTCGCTCGCACGGTGGATATCCATCGAAAACCCGGCTACGACCCGGCCGAGTTGTTCATCGATCCTGAAGTCGCCCTTCCGAAGTGGGTGGTAGCGAGGTTTCTCCTCAAGAAGAAGCTGGGGATGCGTGGTTTGCTCGAGCTGATCCCGCTGGATGCCGGGCTCGTGCGTGGTTCCCACGGCAGGGATGTGGTCGACCCCGATGAGCGACCGGTGATTCTGGGGGCGGCAAGCACCGTGGAGACTGCGGAAGACGTCTACCGGGAGATCATCCGTGCGGTCGCCGGTTGA
- a CDS encoding dihydrofolate reductase: MKLIGIVAMTADRIIGRDGALPWHLPEDLAFFKRTTSGHPIVMGRATYDSIGRPLPKRRNIVITRNREWSADGVEAIGSPESLSGLDLTGEVFIIGGAKVYEAFLPHLDELLVSRVREDYTGDTRFPEFTHRFGAPELLESHEAFDVYRYRRN, from the coding sequence ATGAAGCTGATCGGAATCGTGGCCATGACCGCCGACCGGATCATCGGCCGGGATGGAGCCCTCCCATGGCACCTACCGGAGGATCTCGCGTTTTTCAAACGGACCACGAGCGGACATCCGATTGTGATGGGGCGAGCGACCTACGACTCGATCGGGCGCCCCCTGCCGAAAAGGCGCAATATCGTGATTACCCGCAATCGGGAGTGGTCGGCGGACGGCGTGGAGGCGATCGGTTCGCCCGAATCCCTATCGGGTCTGGACCTCACCGGTGAGGTCTTCATCATCGGCGGAGCGAAAGTCTACGAGGCCTTCCTTCCCCATCTCGACGAGCTGCTGGTTTCCCGGGTGCGCGAGGATTACACGGGTGACACCCGGTTCCCCGAATTCACCCATCGATTCGGCGCTCCCGAGCTGCTGGAAAGCCACGAGGCCTTCGACGTTTACCGATACCGCAGAAACTAG